The Avibacterium sp. 20-132 genome segment TCCATAAAAAAGAGTTCGCTGACATCGGCGATTGTCGGCTGTTTGCCCCCAAATGCGACGGCAAAAATAGTGGTAAAAATCACTAAGCCGACCCCGTCATTAAATAAGGATTCTCCCTCTACTTTCATCGAAAGTTTTTTTGGTGCTTTGAGATTTTTGATAATCGCCAATACGGCAATAGGGTCAGTCGGAGAAATTAATGCACCAAACAACATACAATAGATAAAATCCACTTCCCAGCCAAGGACGTAAGTTAAAAGATGAAAACTTGAACCGATAAGGAATGTGGAGGCGAAAGTAGAAAATAAGGCGAGAATGGTGATTTCACATTTTTGGCTTTTCATTACGGGGAGTTTTATGCCTAGCGCCCCGGCAAAGAGAAGAAAACCTAAAATCCCGTTGAGCAGAAAGCTTTTAAAATCAATTTGTTCCATCACGCCCTTGGCAAGTGAATCAATGTGCAATAAATTGAAATGCCCCATTATTAACAAAACCAGAGAAGCAACCATTGAGGTGGCAGTGATGGCAATGGTATATTGAATTTTGTCATTAATTTTTTGCGTAATAAAACCAATCAAAATAGAAATGGCAGAGAGAAAGCAAATGTAGGTATAAACGTTCATTGAAGAGCCTTAATCAAAATAATAAAGAATTTTGCTAAGAAAAGTGGCTCATTTTGCTCCACTTGATAAAGGAAAGGGATGGAGAATAAGCCAAATTAATTGGCGTAGTATAAGTAAACTGCTATTATTTAGAAAGCACAAATTTTCAAAATACATCAAAATGAGTAAACTAAAATCCTTTTTTATTGCCCTATTAGGGATGATTTTGCTTGGTTTGGGCTATTTGTGGTATAGCCTAGAAATTTATCCTGTTCCGCAAATTCAATTTCATACCAAAAGCCCATTGGCTTATCAGCATAAAGTACTGGATAGCGCAGTGACCTGTTTTTATACCGAACAATCTGTTAAACCTATTGCGCAGCAGAACTTTCGTCTGTTAGTGTGGAATATGCACAAAGGGCAAGATAAAGGTTGGCAAAACGCACTTTCGCGCTTTGCGAAATCATCCGATTTCCTTTTTTTGCAAGAGGTATCTAGCGAGCAACATTTAGCACAGCAATTTTCTCAGCAATTTCCTACCGCACTTTATGCCAGTAGCTTTGCTTACTTGGGGAAGCAATCTGGGGTAATGCTGATGAGCCATTTTCAGCCACAATCTTTCTGTGCGGGTTCCTCTGTCGAGCCTTGGATTCGTATTCCTAAAGTGGGGAATGCGATGAGGTTTCCGTTGGCGAATGGGCAATCTTTATTAACGATTAATTTACATTTGGTCAATTTTGAGCTTAACCCAGTTCGCTATCAACAGCAGTTAGAAGCAATGTTTAAACTGATTAAATCGCATCAAGGGCCAATTATTCTGGCAGGGGATTTCAATACGTGGAATAGGGGGCGGATAAATTTAATCAAAAAACTCACCGCACTTTATGGTTTAGTTCCTGTCTCATTTCAGCCAGATGACAGACTACGTTTTTTAGCGAATCCGCTCGATTGGGTATTTGTACGCGGTTTTAATGTGAAGTCTGCACGCACGATGCAAACCACCAGCTCCGATCATAATCCGTTACTGGTGGAATTAACCTTGCTTAAACCGCAGCCGTAATGACGATTTCCACTTTCCACTCAGGCAGTGCGAGTTTTGCTTCTACGGTTGCACGGCTCGGTGGATTATGACGATCCACCCACTCATCCCAAGCTCGGTTCATTTCCGTATAATCTTGCATATCAGCCAAGAAAATCTGTGCATTTAAGATGTTACTTTTATTTGAACCTGCTTCCGCCAGCAATTTATCAATCAAACCTAGCACTTCTTTGGTTTGCTCATAGGCATTACCTTGAGTATTTTCTGGCACTTGCCCCGCCAAATAAGCTACGCCATTGTAAATGCACATTTCAGCAAGGCGTTGATTGGTGTGAAAACGTTGGATAGTTGTCATCGTTTTTTTCCTTTCTATGAAATAAAAATAATTCGCAAAGATTATAGCGATTGTGCGTAAAAATAGCTAAAATTCTTGGTAATTTTTCACCGCACTTAGAAAATTTATTATGAAATTGCTTATTTCCAATCAACACGGTGCTATCGTGATGGCATTAATGCCGTTTTTATACGGAATGTTGCTCTCCACGCCGATAACACTCCATTTATTTCTTTTGCTAGCGTGGTTCTCTCTTTATTTGATGACCTATCCTTTTTTAAATTTATTTAAAGGCAGAAATCTTGAATTTTATCGTAAATGGACGCTAATTTACGCGACAGCTAGCTTACTTTTTGCCTTACCTGCCTTGTTGCATAACTGGCATATATTCTATTTTTTACTCGCAATGTTACCTTTTGTGGCAGTGAATATTTATTATGTAAAACAAAAAAATGAGCGAGCATTACTTAAT includes the following:
- a CDS encoding endonuclease/exonuclease/phosphatase family protein; this translates as MSKLKSFFIALLGMILLGLGYLWYSLEIYPVPQIQFHTKSPLAYQHKVLDSAVTCFYTEQSVKPIAQQNFRLLVWNMHKGQDKGWQNALSRFAKSSDFLFLQEVSSEQHLAQQFSQQFPTALYASSFAYLGKQSGVMLMSHFQPQSFCAGSSVEPWIRIPKVGNAMRFPLANGQSLLTINLHLVNFELNPVRYQQQLEAMFKLIKSHQGPIILAGDFNTWNRGRINLIKKLTALYGLVPVSFQPDDRLRFLANPLDWVFVRGFNVKSARTMQTTSSDHNPLLVELTLLKPQP
- a CDS encoding RidA family protein, whose protein sequence is MTTIQRFHTNQRLAEMCIYNGVAYLAGQVPENTQGNAYEQTKEVLGLIDKLLAEAGSNKSNILNAQIFLADMQDYTEMNRAWDEWVDRHNPPSRATVEAKLALPEWKVEIVITAAV